A genomic segment from Daphnia pulex isolate KAP4 chromosome 5, ASM2113471v1 encodes:
- the LOC124194781 gene encoding mitochondrial thiamine pyrophosphate carrier-like isoform X1: protein MEASEKKRKRTVISERGFSGAIGGSLTRAMCQPFDVLKIRFQVQIEPISKANSSAVYRGIFQGLQHIVKSEGWTALWKGHVAAQALSATFGFVQFGLFEGITTYAFEKSPALNSVQSGVNFSAGFGSGCLATIISFPFDTIRTRLIVQGEPKIYKGVIDVVSKMWANEGALSLYHGLSPTLIQMGPYIGCQFAMYKFLVEIYDQAMEEKSAGLKSLTCGAVAGAFAKTLVYPLDLGKKRMQLQGFCDRHQYKGLFDCLATTVRNEGLAALLKGLSPSLLKAVFSSALQFYFYEITLEFLTRSRFEYIQK, encoded by the exons atggaagcgtcagaaaaaaaacgaaagcgTACGGTAATCTCTGAACGAGGATTCTCTGGAGCAATTGGAGGATCTTTAACACGAGCGATGTGCCAGCCGTTTGATGTCCTCAAAATAAGATTCCAA GTTCAAATAGAACCCATTAGTAAAGCTAATAGCAGTGCTGTATATAGAGGTATTTTTCAAGGACTGCAACATATTGTTAAGAGTGAAGGATGGACAGCTCTCTGGAAAGGACATGTTGCTGCACAAGCTCTTTCAGCAACTTTTGGTTTTGTACAGTTTGGTTTGTTTGAGGGTATCACCACATATGCCTTTGAAAAATCTCCTGCACTAAATTCAGTGCAATCTGGAGTCAATTTCTCAGCTGGTTTTGGATCAGGATGTTTGGCAACCATAATATCCTTTCCTTTTGACACTATTAGAACAAGACTTATAGTACAAGGAGAACCCAAG ATTTACAAGGGTGTGATTGATGTAGTATCAAAAATGTGGGCCAATGAGGGGGCTCTATCTCTGTACCATGGGCTGTCACCCACTCTGATCCAAATGGGGCCATACATTGGTTGCCAATTTGCAATGTATAAATTTTTGGTTGAAATATATGATCAAGctatggaagaaaaaagtgctGGGCTGAAAAGTCTAACCTGTGGGGCTGTAGCAGGAGCATTTGCAAAGACTCTTGTTTATCCACTAGATCTGGGAAAGAAACGTATGCAGTTGCAAGGTTTCTGTGATAGGCATCAATATAAAGG GCTATTCGATTGTCTTGCAACAACAGTTCGAAATGAAGGATTGGCTGCTTTGCTCAaag GTCTTAGTCCTAGCCTGCTAAAGGCTGTTTTCTCATCTGCCCTTCAATTCTATTTCTATGAAATTACTTTGGAGTTTCTCACTAGGTCAAGGTTCGAGTAtatacaaaaatga
- the LOC124194781 gene encoding mitochondrial thiamine pyrophosphate carrier-like isoform X3: MEASEKKRKRTVISERGFSGAIGGSLTRAMCQPFDVLKIRFQVQIEPISKANSSAVYRGIFQGLQHIVKSEGWTALWKGHVAAQALSATFGFVQFGLFEGITTYAFEKSPALNSVQSGVNFSAGFGSGCLATIISFPFDTIRTRLIVQGEPKIYKGVIDVVSKMWANEGALSLYHGLSPTLIQMGPYIGCQFAMYKFLVEIYDQAMEEKSAGLKSLTCGAVAGAFAKTLVYPLDLGKKRMQLQGFCDRHQYKGLFDCLATTVRNEGLAALLKGLSPSLLKAVFSSALQFYFYEITLEFLTR, encoded by the exons atggaagcgtcagaaaaaaaacgaaagcgTACGGTAATCTCTGAACGAGGATTCTCTGGAGCAATTGGAGGATCTTTAACACGAGCGATGTGCCAGCCGTTTGATGTCCTCAAAATAAGATTCCAA GTTCAAATAGAACCCATTAGTAAAGCTAATAGCAGTGCTGTATATAGAGGTATTTTTCAAGGACTGCAACATATTGTTAAGAGTGAAGGATGGACAGCTCTCTGGAAAGGACATGTTGCTGCACAAGCTCTTTCAGCAACTTTTGGTTTTGTACAGTTTGGTTTGTTTGAGGGTATCACCACATATGCCTTTGAAAAATCTCCTGCACTAAATTCAGTGCAATCTGGAGTCAATTTCTCAGCTGGTTTTGGATCAGGATGTTTGGCAACCATAATATCCTTTCCTTTTGACACTATTAGAACAAGACTTATAGTACAAGGAGAACCCAAG ATTTACAAGGGTGTGATTGATGTAGTATCAAAAATGTGGGCCAATGAGGGGGCTCTATCTCTGTACCATGGGCTGTCACCCACTCTGATCCAAATGGGGCCATACATTGGTTGCCAATTTGCAATGTATAAATTTTTGGTTGAAATATATGATCAAGctatggaagaaaaaagtgctGGGCTGAAAAGTCTAACCTGTGGGGCTGTAGCAGGAGCATTTGCAAAGACTCTTGTTTATCCACTAGATCTGGGAAAGAAACGTATGCAGTTGCAAGGTTTCTGTGATAGGCATCAATATAAAGG GCTATTCGATTGTCTTGCAACAACAGTTCGAAATGAAGGATTGGCTGCTTTGCTCAaag GTCTTAGTCCTAGCCTGCTAAAGGCTGTTTTCTCATCTGCCCTTCAATTCTATTTCTATGAAATTACTTTGGAGTTTCTCACTAG GTGA
- the LOC124194783 gene encoding transmembrane protein 141-like, with translation MNNINELKSRYNQIYPAFGSYTECMSRALLTGLSSSILGFSTAFCAQYLLKKKLPYAFSGNILVSSFVAVVVGFQVTSVRAKSCQAAWLAAEDKHTFFTENDDKSD, from the exons ATGAACAACATTAATGAACTTAAGTCACGTTATAATCAAATCTATCCTGCATTTGGTTCATACACAG AGTGTATGTCCCGAGCTTTACTCACTGGTCTTTCATCTTCGATACTGG GATTTTCCACAGCATTCTGTGCACAATATCTTCTGAAAAAGAAGCTGCCCTACGCCTTTAGTGGAAATATATTGGTTTCAAGTTTTGTAGCTGTTGTGGTTGGCTTTCAGGTTACCTCAGTAAGAGCTAAATCGTGTCAAGCTGCTTGGTTAGCTGCTGAAGACAAGCACACATTTTTCACTGAAAATGATGATAAATCTGATTAG
- the LOC124194782 gene encoding 40S ribosomal protein S23: MGKPRGLRTARKHVNHRREQRWHDKEYKKAHLGTRWKANPFGGASHAKGIVLEKVGVEAKQPNSAIRKCVRVQLIKNGKKITAFVPNDGCLTFIEENDEVLVAGFGRKGHAVGDIPGVRFKVVKVANVSLLALYKEKKERPRS; the protein is encoded by the exons ATGG gtaAACCACGAGGATTGCGTACTGCTCGTAAGCACGTTAACCACCGTCGTGAGCAGAGATGGCACGACAAGGAGTACAAAAAAGCCCATCTTGGTACCAGGTGGAAGGCTAACCCTTTCGGAGGTGCATCTCACGCCAAGGGAATTGTGCTGGAGAAAGT TGGTGTTGAGGCTAAGCAGCCTAACTCTGCCATCCGTAAGTGCGTTCGTGTCCAGCTCATTAAGAACGGCAAAAAGATCACAGCTTTCGTCCCCAACGATGGTTGCTTGACTTTCATTGAAGAGAACGACGAGGTTTTGGTTGCCGGTTTCGGTCGTAAAGGCCACGCCGTCGGTGATATTCCCG gTGTTCGCTTCAAGGTAGTTAAGGTTGCCAATGTCTCGCTTTTGGCCTTgtacaaggagaagaaggaaagaccCCGTTCTTAA
- the LOC124194778 gene encoding spindle assembly abnormal protein 6 homolog: MSKPFTWGMKSPITPTNFIGMRPSESDKVFENMVPVQMQLSATEERKHFLRLSVELISSGMSSTSFRKDLQIEITDEDDPYIFYSLRMSEEDFSVLKSQQGLLIDFSSFPAKFVQLVERCVTEHQTESPKFLILIRYQNEMSKPCFVFEIVETNPFKHLCHLSLRLSEGGETQIKKHLSLKLRQLKEEQESNLQTLKGLEQQIDIERKNNAQKTAELELLKCDFQSKLQDMQQLLKIEYQTEKQVLLQTKLDLEQQLKQHQMNAGEKEKNFLQQIKDLKEKNSQCDNHVKDTASRLVKAEEECNRLQQELTSARRRGASLDADFHSKERTVNQLRTKVAVLEQELKDKDILLAKQQDLLTSAQEQKVRLTSIVEEKDSVISRRESAVKTMTEELIKANDIIRKLQNDIRMSNQKLKTRTEVATEQEKILQQRENEIARFRAELNKQAKINDEVAELRSKNEEKESTIKNNEQIISYLNKQLNDLQLRSDNTTRNPQWFSTPNDGNGVSPKIPMSTIRASPLQLGQTLENRENDEPLDPKYFQPKSYGGLVRKEKSTERNPPNSKPSAYFKK, from the exons atgtcgAAACCATTTACGTGGGGAATGAAAAGCCCGATTACACCAACAAATTTCATAGGAATGCGACCTTCTGAATCTGataaagtttttgaaaatatggTGCCTGTACAAATGCAATTGTCTGCAACAGAAGAGAGAAAGCATTTCCTGAGACTGTCTGTGGAGTTGATTTCATCTGGAATGTCTTCCACCTCCTTTCGCAAG GatttacaaattgaaataactGATGAAGATGATCCATACATTTTCTACAGCCTCCGAATGTCAGAAGAGGATTTTTCTGTGTTGAAATCACAGCAAGGACTCTTAATTGATTTCTCATCCTTCCCAGCCAAATTTGTTCAACTAGTTGAACGCTGTGTAACAGAACATCAGACAGAATCTCCAAA aTTTCTCATTCTTATACGGTATCAAAATGAGATGTCAAAaccatgttttgttttcgaaatTGTGGAGACCAATCCATTCAAACATTTATGTCACCTTTCTCTAAGACTGTCTGAAGGAGGAgaaacacaaataaagaaGCACCTCTCACTTAAACTTAGGCAATTAAAGGAAGAGCAAGAGAGCAACCTTCAAACTCTCAAAGGCTTGGAACAACAAATTgacattgaaagaaagaataatgcACAGAAAACAGCTGAACTAGAGCTACTGAAGTGTGACTTTCAGTCAAAACTACAAGACATGCAACAATTACTTAAAATAGAATACCAAACAGAGAAGCAAGTCCTTCTTCAGACTAAACTGGACCTTGAACAGCAACTTAAACAGCACCAGATGAATgctggagaaaaagagaaaaattttttacagCAAATAAAAGacctgaaagagaaaaattcacAGTGTGACAATCATGTCAA AGATACAGCTTCTCGATTAGTCAAAGCTGAAGAGGAATGTAATCGTTTACAACAAGAATTGACGTCAGCTCGTCGCCGTGGAGCTAGTCTAGATGCAGACTTTCACAGCAAGGAAAGAACAGTGAATCAACTACGAACAaaagtagctgtgctggaaCAA GAACTAAAGGATAAGGATATACTACTTGCTAAACAGCAGGATCTTTTGACCTCAGCACAAGAACAAAAG gttCGTTTGACCAGTATCGTTGAAGAGAAGGATAGTGTTATTTCTCGGCGCGAAAGCGCAGTAAAGACCATGACTGAAGAACTCATTAAAGCAAATGATATAATAAGGAAATTGCAAAACGATATTCGGATGTCAAATCAGAAG TTGAAAACACGCACTGAAGTCGCTacagaacaagaaaaaatactaCAACAACGAGAAAACGAAATCGCTCGTTTTCGCGCTGAATTGAACAAACAAGCCAAAATAAACGATGAAGTTGCAGAATTGAgaagtaaaaatgaagaaaaagagtctACTATCAAGAACAATGAACAGA TTATATCCTATCTCAACAAACAACTGAACGACCTTCAGCTAAGATCAGATAATACAACCAGGAATCCGCAGTGGTTTTCAACGCCAAACGACGGAAACGGCGTTAGCCCTAAAATTCCCATGTCAACAATAAGGGCTTCTCCATTGCAGTTGGGTCAGACCCTTGAAAATAG GGAAAATGACGAGCCGCTAGATCCGAAATATTTTCAACCTAAATCATATGGTGGACTCGtacggaaagaaaaatctacaGAAAGAAACCCCCCTAATTCAAAGCCCTCGgcttatttcaaaaaataa
- the LOC124194781 gene encoding mitochondrial thiamine pyrophosphate carrier-like isoform X2, with the protein MEASEKKRKRTVISERGFSGAIGGSLTRAMCQPFDVLKIRFQVQIEPISKANSSAVYRGIFQGLQHIVKSEGWTALWKGHVAAQALSATFGFVQFGLFEGITTYAFEKSPALNSVQSGVNFSAGFGSGCLATIISFPFDTIRTRLIVQGEPKIYKGVIDVVSKMWANEGALSLYHGLSPTLIQMGPYIGCQFAMYKFLVEIYDQAMEEKSAGLKSLTCGAVAGAFAKTLVYPLDLGKKRMQLQGFCDRHQYKGLFDCLATTVRNEGLAALLKGLSPSLLKAVFSSALQFYFYEITLEFLTRSR; encoded by the exons atggaagcgtcagaaaaaaaacgaaagcgTACGGTAATCTCTGAACGAGGATTCTCTGGAGCAATTGGAGGATCTTTAACACGAGCGATGTGCCAGCCGTTTGATGTCCTCAAAATAAGATTCCAA GTTCAAATAGAACCCATTAGTAAAGCTAATAGCAGTGCTGTATATAGAGGTATTTTTCAAGGACTGCAACATATTGTTAAGAGTGAAGGATGGACAGCTCTCTGGAAAGGACATGTTGCTGCACAAGCTCTTTCAGCAACTTTTGGTTTTGTACAGTTTGGTTTGTTTGAGGGTATCACCACATATGCCTTTGAAAAATCTCCTGCACTAAATTCAGTGCAATCTGGAGTCAATTTCTCAGCTGGTTTTGGATCAGGATGTTTGGCAACCATAATATCCTTTCCTTTTGACACTATTAGAACAAGACTTATAGTACAAGGAGAACCCAAG ATTTACAAGGGTGTGATTGATGTAGTATCAAAAATGTGGGCCAATGAGGGGGCTCTATCTCTGTACCATGGGCTGTCACCCACTCTGATCCAAATGGGGCCATACATTGGTTGCCAATTTGCAATGTATAAATTTTTGGTTGAAATATATGATCAAGctatggaagaaaaaagtgctGGGCTGAAAAGTCTAACCTGTGGGGCTGTAGCAGGAGCATTTGCAAAGACTCTTGTTTATCCACTAGATCTGGGAAAGAAACGTATGCAGTTGCAAGGTTTCTGTGATAGGCATCAATATAAAGG GCTATTCGATTGTCTTGCAACAACAGTTCGAAATGAAGGATTGGCTGCTTTGCTCAaag GTCTTAGTCCTAGCCTGCTAAAGGCTGTTTTCTCATCTGCCCTTCAATTCTATTTCTATGAAATTACTTTGGAGTTTCTCACTAGGTCAAG GTGA
- the LOC124194779 gene encoding putative GTP-binding protein 6, which yields MMINLIRLASVVNQVKKCSLQKNHVKLKNQIYLMCWRSMSAVRGNRKSAEDDLQLELVSEQDNQDVHDYEELVHKMHLLPDAGHQVAILQPFVKWGPKKNLLTTPDLMLEEAKALVDSLPNWKCVDAIKVPVESLEKKTIFGSGQFESLQKNIVANPNISAVFVSTNVLRGIQRRELMMAFGVPVFDRYSVVLQIFKDRARTREAKLQVAFAEIPYLRSSLVGLQKGTKNNLPVENTSRGSKGGSGESFCDSQLHLLDRREIKIKKELEKLAKKRTLLKCERKKREFPVVAIVGYTNCGKTTLIKSLTGDSKITPRDALFATLDVTVHGMKLPCNLTVLLVDTVGFISNIPVNLIAAFNSTLRDAIDADVLVHLQDISHPDVENQVATVKVTLEQLNIDSTKTVIQVANKIDKMSSEKLDDYSDLHISAKDGTGLEELVDLIQTKVLEITNRRYLRLMVLSGGTEYSWLHKEATVVKYSNTKDPQYLALDVLVTPSTFGKLRSNFPDIRVLNKQ from the exons ATGATGATAAATCTGATTAGACTGGCAAGTGTAGTAAATCAAGTGAAAAAATGTAGTTTACAGAAGAATCatgtcaaattgaaaaaccaaatttatttaatgtGCTGGAGATCTATGAGTGCAGTGAgaggaaataggaaatctgCAGAAGATGATTTACAACTTGAACTTGTGTCTGAGCAAGATAACCAAGATGTTCATGACTATGAAGAACTGGTTCATAAAATGCATCTCCTTCCAGATGCTGGACATCAAGTAGCTATTCTACAGCCTTTTGTGAAATGGGGACCCAAGAAAAATTTGCTAACAACTCCAGACCTCATGCTTGAAGAAGCTAAAGCCCTTGTTGACTCTCTTCCAAACTGGAAAT gTGTTGATGCAATAAAAGTTCCAGTAGAATcccttgaaaagaaaactatttttgGTAGTGGACAGTTTGAAAGTCTTCAGAAAAATATTGTGGCCAATCCCAATATATCCGCGGTTTTTGTTAGTACTAACGTTCTCCGGGGTATTCAGCGTAG GGAGCTGATGATGGCTTTCGGAGTTCCAGTCTTTGATCGATATTCAGTGGTATTGCAAATCTTCAAAGATAGAGCCAGAACAAGGGAAGCGAAACTACAAGTGGCTTTTGCCGAAATTCCATATCTGAg GTCATCTTTAGTAGGTCTtcaaaaaggaacaaaaaataacttgcCAGTTGAAAATACAAGTAGAGGCTCCAAAGGAGGGAGTGGTGAATCTTTTTGTGATTCACAACTTCATTTGCTTGatagaagagaaataaaaataaaaaaagagctggaaAAATTGGCAAAGAAACGAACTCTTCTGAAAtgtgaaagaaagaagagggaaTTTCCGGTGGTCGCGATAGTGGGGTATACTAATTGTG gGAAAACAACTTTGATAAAGTCTTTAACTGGTGATTCAAAAATTACGCCGCGGGATGCACTTTTTGCTACATTAGATGTAACCGTTCATGGTATGAAGTTACCGTGCAATTTAACCGTGTTGCTGGTAGACACCGTGGGCTTTATTTCTAATATACCAGTAAATTTGATTGCTGCCTTCAACTCAACTCTTCGTGACGCTATTGACGCa gATGTGTTAGTGCATCTACAAGACATAAGCCACCCCGACGTAGAAAACCAAGTTGCAACTGTGAAAGTTACACTCGAACAATTGAATATCGATTCAACCAAAACCGTTATTCAGGTGGCTAACAAAATCGACAAAATGTCTTCAGAGAAGTTAGACGATTATTCCGACTTGCATATTAGTGCTAAAGATGGAACTG gttTGGAAGAGTTGGTGGATTTAATTCAAACCAAAGTACTAGAAATTACTAACCGTCGGTATCTTAGACTTATGGTGCTCAGCGGAGGAACCGAATATAG TTGGTTACACAAGGAAGCTACCGTCGTTAAGTATTCCAATACTAAAGATCCACAATATTTGGCGTTGGATGTTTTAGTTACTCCCTCTACTTTCGGAAAACTAAGATCAAATTTCCCTGATATAAGAGTGTTGAATAAACAATGA
- the LOC124194784 gene encoding cytochrome c oxidase subunit 6B1-like has product MSAIVTEELVTAPVDPRFPNQNQTRYCWQSYVDFHRCQKIKGEDFAPCEYFQKVYKSVCPNSWIEKWDSQREAGTFPKKI; this is encoded by the exons ATGTCGGCTATCGTTACTGAAGAGCTCGTTACGGCCCCAGTTGACCCTCGATTCCCCAACCAGAATCAGACCAG ATACTGCTGGCAAAGCTATGTTGATTTCCATCGCTGTCAAAAGATCAAGGGTGAAGATTTTGCCCCTTGCGAGTACTTTCAGAAGGTGTATAAATCTGTTTGCCCCAATTCTTGGATAGAAAAATGGGATTCTCAGCGTGAAGCAGGGACTTTCCCCAAGAAAATTTAA